From Micromonospora rifamycinica, a single genomic window includes:
- a CDS encoding ferredoxin reductase, which yields MTTTVPRPPAKTSVRDRLLRLAETVTTPLLPEDYLDLVAPLRAGAALRGRIVAVDPETRDAATLTLRPGRAWRGHTPGQYVRLGVDVDGVRQWRAYSVTSAPDRADGLISVTVKAIPDGRVSNHLVHRTRVGTIVQLDQATGDFVLPDPVPDRVLFLTAGSGVTPVMGMLRAGVHTRADVVVVHSAPTPDDVVFGARLRALAAQGGIRLIERHTDRHGLLGVDDLATLVPDHLDRQTWACGPVGMLDAVQEHWAAAGVADRLHTERFRPTVVAPGEGGVVTFTRAGITLAADGGTPILDAGEAAGALMPSGCRMGICYGCVLPLRQGAVRDLRTGDVTTAVPGDGVLIQTCVSAAAGTCDIDL from the coding sequence ATGACCACCACCGTCCCGCGTCCCCCGGCGAAGACCTCCGTCCGGGACCGGCTGCTCCGGCTGGCCGAGACGGTCACCACCCCGCTGCTGCCGGAGGACTACCTCGACCTGGTCGCGCCGCTGCGCGCCGGGGCCGCCCTGCGGGGGCGGATCGTCGCCGTCGACCCGGAGACCCGGGACGCGGCCACCCTGACCCTCCGGCCCGGCCGGGCCTGGCGGGGGCACACCCCGGGCCAGTACGTCCGCCTCGGCGTCGACGTCGACGGGGTACGGCAGTGGCGGGCCTACTCGGTGACCTCCGCCCCCGACCGCGCCGACGGCCTGATCAGCGTCACCGTCAAGGCCATCCCGGACGGCCGGGTCAGCAACCACCTGGTCCACCGGACCCGGGTGGGCACCATCGTCCAGCTCGACCAGGCGACCGGTGACTTCGTGCTGCCCGACCCGGTCCCGGACCGGGTGCTGTTCCTCACCGCCGGCAGCGGCGTCACCCCGGTGATGGGCATGCTGCGCGCCGGTGTGCACACCCGGGCCGACGTGGTCGTGGTGCACTCCGCACCGACCCCCGACGACGTCGTGTTCGGCGCCCGGCTGCGGGCGCTCGCCGCGCAGGGCGGGATCCGGCTGATCGAACGGCACACCGACCGGCACGGCCTGCTCGGGGTCGACGACCTGGCGACCCTGGTGCCCGACCACCTCGACCGGCAGACCTGGGCGTGCGGCCCGGTCGGCATGCTCGACGCGGTTCAGGAGCACTGGGCGGCGGCCGGCGTCGCCGACCGGCTGCACACCGAGCGGTTCCGGCCGACTGTCGTCGCCCCCGGTGAGGGCGGCGTCGTCACCTTCACCCGGGCCGGTATCACCCTCGCCGCCGACGGCGGCACCCCGATCCTCGATGCCGGGGAGGCCGCCGGGGCGCTGATGCCGTCCGGCTGCCGGATGGGCATCTGCTACGGGTGCGTCCTGCCGCTGCGCCAGGGAGCCGTGCGGGACCTGCGCACCGGCGACGTCACCACCGCCGTTCCCGGTGACGGCGTGCTCATCCAGACCTGCGTGTCGGCGGCGGCCGGTACCTGCGACATCGATCTCTGA
- a CDS encoding class I SAM-dependent methyltransferase, producing the protein MAIMVEVFGEVAADYDEIRPGYPAALAGAILAYHGGPPARLVEVGAGTGLATALLVGLVAADGGAASTGRAADLTGPGPAVPAGRESGAAEAVAPGPARVTCIEPDARMAAVLTARFPDVEVVVTRFEQWSPPSGGVPLLACALAWHWLDPATRNRRAYDALAPGGTLAVFAHRYDYVDPARSAAIRAAFESVDPVPHHDQPEDWFHTDITASGLFTDVRTVAFRRAVPLDTAAYQRLVGTFSPQLRRPPELRERVLSAIGAAVDGFGGTVTLDLRTTLVLARRAAGGETGGRVVSIRPGSRST; encoded by the coding sequence ATGGCGATCATGGTGGAGGTCTTCGGTGAGGTGGCGGCGGACTACGACGAGATCCGGCCCGGATACCCGGCCGCCCTCGCCGGGGCCATCCTCGCCTATCACGGCGGGCCACCCGCCCGGCTGGTCGAGGTCGGCGCGGGCACCGGCCTGGCCACCGCCCTGCTGGTCGGCCTCGTCGCGGCGGACGGCGGCGCCGCATCGACCGGCCGGGCGGCGGACCTGACCGGCCCGGGACCGGCCGTACCGGCGGGCAGGGAGTCGGGTGCAGCCGAAGCGGTGGCCCCGGGTCCGGCCCGGGTTACCTGTATCGAGCCCGACGCGCGGATGGCGGCGGTGCTGACCGCCCGGTTTCCCGACGTCGAGGTGGTGGTGACCCGGTTCGAGCAGTGGTCGCCACCGTCCGGTGGGGTGCCGCTGCTGGCCTGCGCGTTGGCCTGGCACTGGCTCGACCCGGCCACCCGCAACCGGCGGGCGTACGACGCGTTGGCCCCCGGCGGCACCCTGGCCGTCTTCGCCCACCGCTACGACTACGTCGACCCGGCCCGGTCGGCGGCCATCCGGGCGGCCTTCGAGTCGGTCGACCCGGTGCCGCACCACGACCAGCCGGAGGACTGGTTCCACACCGACATCACCGCCAGCGGGCTCTTCACCGACGTACGCACGGTGGCGTTCCGCCGGGCGGTGCCGCTGGACACGGCGGCGTACCAGCGGCTGGTCGGCACCTTCTCCCCGCAGTTGCGCCGGCCGCCGGAGCTGCGGGAACGGGTGTTGTCGGCGATCGGGGCGGCGGTCGACGGCTTCGGCGGTACGGTCACCCTCGACCTGCGGACCACCCTGGTGCTGGCCCGCCGGGCGGCCGGAGGGGAAACCGGTGGGCGGGTCGTGTCGATCCGGCCGGGTTCCCGTTCGACCTGA
- a CDS encoding fatty acid desaturase family protein, whose translation MTVIQHKPVNPIAHLSAEDIETLGKELDAIRDRVLAERGESDATYIRKVIKTQRTLEMGSRAVLLFSLFPPAWVIGTAGLTVAKILENMEIGHNILHGQYDFMRDPKIHSTTWEWDHVSPAEQWKHSHNQLHHTYTNVLGKDNDLGYGIMRVDEDQKWYPLHLGQPLWNFVNACFFEYGIAAYDLELGRNLRKGRHRTPEFRARLRAVGRKIRRQVLKDYVIHPLLSGPSFLSTLAATFTANLLRNLWSHSVIMCGHFPNGVETFAKTSIEGETRGEWYLRQMLGSANISGSRLMHIMTGNLSFQIEHHLFPDLPSKRYQEIAPQVRELFDRYGLRYTTGPLPKQVASAWWKVIRLSLPNREAAGPATDERPSRALAASGV comes from the coding sequence GTGACCGTCATCCAGCACAAGCCCGTCAACCCGATCGCCCACCTGAGCGCCGAGGACATCGAGACGCTCGGCAAGGAGCTCGACGCCATCCGGGACCGGGTGCTCGCCGAGCGGGGCGAGAGCGACGCGACGTACATCCGCAAGGTGATCAAAACCCAGCGGACGCTGGAGATGGGCAGCCGCGCGGTGCTGCTCTTCTCGCTCTTCCCGCCGGCCTGGGTGATCGGCACCGCCGGCCTCACGGTGGCCAAGATCCTGGAGAACATGGAGATCGGCCACAACATCCTGCACGGCCAGTACGACTTCATGCGGGATCCGAAGATCCACTCCACCACCTGGGAGTGGGACCACGTCTCGCCGGCTGAGCAGTGGAAGCACTCGCACAACCAGCTGCACCACACCTACACCAACGTCCTCGGCAAGGACAACGACCTCGGGTACGGCATCATGCGGGTCGACGAGGACCAGAAGTGGTACCCGCTGCACCTCGGTCAGCCGCTGTGGAACTTCGTCAACGCCTGCTTCTTCGAGTACGGCATCGCCGCGTACGACCTGGAGCTGGGCCGTAACCTGCGCAAGGGGCGGCACAGGACCCCCGAGTTCCGGGCCCGGCTGCGCGCGGTCGGCCGCAAGATCCGCCGCCAGGTGCTCAAGGACTACGTCATCCACCCGCTGTTGTCCGGTCCGTCCTTTCTCAGCACCCTGGCCGCCACCTTCACCGCGAACCTGCTCCGCAACCTGTGGAGCCACTCGGTGATCATGTGCGGGCACTTCCCCAACGGGGTCGAGACGTTCGCCAAGACGTCGATCGAGGGGGAGACCCGGGGCGAGTGGTACCTGCGGCAGATGCTCGGCTCGGCCAACATCAGCGGCAGCCGGCTGATGCACATCATGACCGGCAACCTGTCCTTCCAGATCGAGCACCACCTCTTCCCCGACCTGCCCAGCAAGCGCTACCAGGAGATCGCCCCGCAGGTGCGGGAGCTGTTCGACAGGTACGGGCTGAGGTACACCACCGGTCCGCTGCCCAAGCAGGTCGCCTCCGCGTGGTGGAAGGTGATCCGGCTCTCCCTGCCCAACCGGGAGGCCGCCGGGCCGGCCACCGACGAGCGGCCGTCGCGCGCCCTCGCGGCCTCCGGGGTCTGA
- a CDS encoding dienelactone hydrolase family protein → MAEPTTVQVPTSDGAADAYLARPDGDGPFPAVLFFMDAFGLRPRLAEMAGRIAAHGYLVLVPNLFHRTGPMPRFDLAELADPQRRGELFGRIVPLISALTPELVARDTGAYLDYLAARADVTPGPVGIVGYCMGGTNALRAIEAHPDRIGALASFHAGRVVTDGPDSPHRGVGTVTGELYFAHADRDESMTGEHIAALEGALDAAGVRYRSEVYAGAPHGFTMADTAMYDEQATERHWTALFDLLDRTVGGADRRPG, encoded by the coding sequence ATGGCGGAGCCGACGACGGTGCAGGTGCCGACCAGTGACGGCGCGGCCGACGCGTACCTGGCCCGGCCGGACGGCGACGGGCCGTTCCCGGCGGTGCTGTTCTTCATGGACGCCTTCGGACTGCGTCCCCGGCTCGCCGAGATGGCCGGGCGGATCGCCGCGCACGGCTACCTGGTGCTGGTGCCGAACCTCTTCCACCGGACCGGCCCGATGCCGCGGTTCGACCTCGCCGAACTGGCCGACCCGCAGCGGCGCGGCGAGCTGTTCGGGCGGATCGTGCCGCTGATCAGCGCGCTCACCCCGGAGCTGGTGGCCCGGGACACCGGGGCCTACCTGGACTATCTCGCCGCCCGTGCCGACGTCACACCCGGCCCGGTGGGGATCGTGGGCTACTGCATGGGTGGCACCAACGCGCTGCGCGCGATCGAGGCGCACCCGGACCGGATCGGGGCGCTGGCCAGCTTCCACGCCGGCCGGGTGGTCACCGACGGGCCGGACAGCCCGCACCGGGGCGTCGGCACGGTCACCGGCGAGCTGTACTTCGCCCACGCCGACCGGGACGAGTCGATGACCGGTGAGCACATCGCGGCGCTGGAGGGGGCGCTCGACGCCGCCGGGGTCAGGTACCGCTCCGAGGTGTACGCCGGCGCACCGCACGGCTTCACGATGGCCGACACCGCGATGTACGACGAGCAGGCCACCGAGCGGCACTGGACGGCCCTGTTCGACCTGCTGGACCGGACCGTCGGGGGAGCGGACCGGCGTCCCGGATGA
- a CDS encoding class I SAM-dependent methyltransferase — translation MTNPTRWATETGPEHSQWYIDRFRQLAAEGADLAGEARLVDAVVAPRSRILDAGCGTGRVGAALAHRGHRVVGVDADPALVEAARSDHPGPRWLVADLAELDLAGAGEAEPFDAAVLAGNVMAFVAAGTEPTVLARVAAHLRPDGVALVGFGLDRGYRLDHFDSDVAAAGLRLEQRFATWDLRPWREEADFAVSLLRRPPD, via the coding sequence ATGACCAACCCGACCCGGTGGGCGACCGAGACCGGTCCCGAACACTCGCAGTGGTACATCGACCGGTTCCGTCAGCTCGCCGCCGAGGGGGCCGATCTGGCCGGCGAGGCCCGGCTGGTCGACGCGGTGGTGGCCCCCCGCTCCCGCATCCTCGATGCCGGCTGCGGCACCGGACGGGTGGGCGCCGCGCTCGCCCATCGGGGGCACCGGGTGGTCGGGGTGGACGCCGACCCCGCCCTGGTCGAGGCGGCCCGTAGCGACCACCCCGGGCCGCGCTGGCTGGTCGCCGACCTCGCCGAGCTGGATCTCGCCGGTGCCGGCGAGGCCGAGCCCTTCGACGCCGCCGTGCTCGCCGGCAACGTGATGGCCTTCGTCGCGGCCGGCACCGAACCGACAGTGCTGGCCCGGGTCGCCGCCCACCTGCGTCCCGACGGGGTGGCGCTGGTCGGCTTCGGCCTCGACCGCGGGTACCGGCTCGACCACTTCGACAGCGACGTGGCCGCCGCCGGCCTCCGGCTCGAACAGCGCTTCGCCACCTGGGACCTGCGCCCCTGGCGGGAGGAGGCGGACTTCGCCGTCAGCCTGCTGCGCCGCCCGCCCGACTGA
- the eccB gene encoding type VII secretion protein EccB translates to MPSRQDQLHSYQFTVQRAVAALVMWETDPARSPFRRLAGAGLASVLVAAIGLGGFALYGLFAGGGSSWRDTGAVIVEKESGARFVYRDGRLHPVLNYASALLIVGADRSRTVLVSRRSIEGVPRGLPLGIADAPDSLPAPGRLSTAPWTVCSWEPADTARAAPRSALLIGREAAGGRLLAEEAVLARHPDGVLYLIWHQRRHLVRDPARVLAALATTRERAVPAAPALLNTLPVGVDLAPPALAGLGEPSAEVVGAVIGEVYLVRNSGGGRQYAVAGRDGLAGITELQAALLMARTGQDEPEPITLGRFAALPKLPDLVQTGPTAPPPAPPRLAGADGGALCARVGDDAVVRDVRVGTAAPDLTAAARTVGRAGGVRVDHVLVEPGRGAVVESVAAPDAEGGAVSVVTDLGRRYVLADAAVLGMLGYPGVTPMRLPAGLVSLVPAGSTLDPVAARSVAAPS, encoded by the coding sequence ATGCCGTCGCGGCAGGACCAGCTCCACTCCTACCAGTTCACCGTGCAGCGGGCGGTCGCCGCCCTGGTCATGTGGGAGACCGACCCGGCCCGGTCGCCGTTTCGCCGGCTGGCCGGAGCGGGTCTGGCCAGCGTCCTGGTGGCGGCGATCGGCCTGGGTGGCTTCGCCCTCTACGGGCTGTTCGCCGGGGGCGGGTCGAGCTGGCGGGACACCGGCGCGGTGATCGTGGAGAAGGAATCCGGTGCCCGGTTCGTCTACCGCGACGGCCGGCTGCATCCGGTGCTCAACTACGCCTCGGCGCTGTTGATCGTCGGGGCCGACCGGTCCCGCACCGTGCTGGTGTCCCGCCGGTCCATCGAGGGGGTGCCGCGCGGGCTGCCGTTGGGTATCGCCGACGCGCCCGACTCCTTGCCGGCCCCGGGCCGGCTCTCCACCGCGCCGTGGACGGTCTGCTCCTGGGAACCGGCCGACACGGCCCGGGCCGCCCCCCGCTCGGCGTTGCTGATCGGCCGGGAGGCGGCCGGTGGGCGGCTGCTGGCCGAGGAGGCGGTGCTGGCCCGGCACCCGGACGGCGTCCTCTACCTGATCTGGCACCAGCGCCGGCACCTGGTGCGGGATCCCGCCCGGGTGCTCGCGGCCCTGGCCACCACCCGGGAACGCGCGGTCCCCGCCGCGCCGGCACTGCTCAACACCCTGCCGGTGGGTGTCGACCTGGCCCCGCCCGCGCTGGCCGGGCTGGGTGAGCCCTCGGCTGAGGTGGTCGGCGCGGTGATCGGGGAGGTCTACCTGGTCCGCAACTCCGGCGGCGGCCGACAGTACGCGGTCGCCGGGCGGGACGGCCTGGCCGGCATCACCGAACTCCAGGCGGCCCTGCTGATGGCCCGCACCGGCCAGGACGAACCGGAGCCGATCACCCTGGGTCGGTTCGCCGCGCTGCCCAAACTGCCGGACCTGGTGCAGACCGGGCCGACCGCCCCGCCACCGGCCCCGCCGCGACTGGCCGGTGCCGACGGTGGCGCGCTCTGCGCCCGGGTCGGCGACGACGCCGTGGTCCGGGACGTCCGGGTCGGCACGGCCGCGCCGGACCTCACCGCCGCCGCCCGCACCGTCGGCCGGGCGGGCGGGGTGCGCGTCGACCACGTGCTGGTCGAGCCGGGCCGGGGCGCGGTGGTCGAGTCGGTGGCCGCGCCGGACGCCGAGGGTGGCGCGGTGTCGGTGGTCACCGACCTGGGCCGCCGCTACGTGCTCGCCGACGCCGCGGTCCTCGGGATGCTGGGCTACCCGGGGGTCACGCCGATGCGGCTCCCGGCCGGCCTGGTCAGCCTGGTCCCCGCCGGCAGCACCCTCGACCCGGTGGCCGCCCGGTCGGTCGCCGCCCCGTCCTGA
- a CDS encoding NUDIX hydrolase: protein MTDLPRDLPVIERTAVRLVVRDRDGLILLFHTRDPEHPRLGTWWELPGGGVDPGETYPQTALRELREETGFVVTAGQLGPPTWRRRASFIHRRLRHVQDEVVLTVRLDATAPDVDATDRLDYEVEDYFDFRWWTADEIVDSTERFYPGRLPELLTAFLAGHRIDEPFELWS from the coding sequence GTGACCGACCTGCCCCGGGACCTGCCCGTGATCGAACGCACCGCCGTCCGGCTGGTCGTCCGCGACCGGGACGGCCTGATCCTGCTCTTCCACACCCGCGACCCGGAGCATCCGCGGCTCGGCACCTGGTGGGAGCTGCCCGGTGGGGGCGTCGACCCGGGCGAGACGTACCCGCAGACCGCGCTGCGGGAACTGCGGGAGGAGACCGGCTTCGTGGTCACCGCCGGGCAGCTCGGCCCGCCGACCTGGCGACGGCGGGCCAGCTTCATCCACCGGCGGTTGCGGCACGTCCAGGACGAGGTGGTGCTGACGGTACGCCTCGACGCCACCGCGCCGGACGTCGACGCCACCGACCGGCTCGACTACGAGGTGGAGGACTACTTCGACTTCCGCTGGTGGACCGCCGACGAGATCGTCGACAGCACCGAACGGTTCTACCCGGGTCGGCTGCCCGAGCTGCTCACCGCCTTCCTCGCCGGCCACCGGATCGACGAGCCGTTCGAGCTCTGGTCCTGA
- a CDS encoding polyamine aminopropyltransferase — MGARFEELAWRETPIGAISLRRRRDPALDVDVYEVKLDDEYLMSSLFPVAEIELARLGLAPLGEGPLDVAVGGLGLGYTARTALEDARVRSVLVVETIEDVIDWHRRQLLPFAAGLAPDPRTRFVRADFFAAVADGTGFDPDQPGRRFHAVLLDVDHSPRHVLHPRHAAFYTADGLRRLADLLLPDGVFALWSDDPPDDAFGRALAEVFPTWQAHVVTFANPLTGGESANTVYVARR; from the coding sequence GTGGGCGCGCGATTCGAGGAACTGGCCTGGCGGGAGACCCCGATCGGCGCGATCAGTCTGCGGCGGCGGCGGGATCCCGCCCTCGACGTCGACGTGTACGAGGTCAAGCTCGACGACGAGTACCTGATGTCCAGCCTCTTCCCGGTCGCCGAGATCGAACTGGCCCGGCTGGGTCTGGCCCCGCTGGGCGAGGGGCCACTCGACGTGGCGGTCGGTGGGCTCGGCCTCGGCTACACGGCCCGTACCGCCCTGGAGGACGCCCGGGTGCGCTCGGTGCTGGTGGTGGAGACGATCGAGGACGTCATCGACTGGCACCGCCGCCAGTTGCTCCCCTTCGCCGCCGGTCTGGCCCCCGACCCGCGCACCCGGTTCGTCCGGGCGGACTTCTTCGCCGCCGTCGCCGACGGCACCGGCTTCGACCCGGACCAGCCCGGCCGCCGCTTCCATGCGGTGCTGCTCGACGTCGACCACTCCCCCCGTCACGTGCTGCACCCCCGCCACGCCGCCTTCTACACCGCCGACGGCCTGCGCCGCCTGGCCGACCTGCTGCTGCCCGACGGGGTCTTCGCGCTCTGGTCGGACGATCCGCCGGACGACGCGTTCGGCCGGGCCCTCGCCGAGGTGTTCCCGACCTGGCAGGCCCACGTCGTCACGTTCGCCAACCCGTTGACCGGGGGCGAGTCCGCCAACACGGTCTACGTCGCCCGGCGCTGA
- a CDS encoding helix-turn-helix domain-containing protein, with the protein MSESEAASHLGGRLELDAQVAERLRGRLPMVAAHTVTTITAEVPAYSGTLTGQMREKIENAVRIALGTFLQLIERAGAADPSTPLSRALEAAYALGAGEARVGRSMDALLAAYRVGARVAWREVSTTTVRSGLSAETVAEFAELMFAYIDELSAASVAGHSDELANVGRARRRDLDRLTQQLLAGEPEEVLRRSAERAEWPPPQTLTVAVLPRSSLRSVLAALSPHTLESGEDLPGAQWAEEAALLLVPDMHGGRRRQLATVLHGHRAVLGPARPWVAVDRSYQRVLRTLALGVPPPADGPPLDTEQHLARLVLHTDPEALADLRTQVLAPLATLAPATAARLAETMRSWLLHQGRRDDVAADLFVHPQTVRYRMGRLRELYGDRLHEPATVLDLTVALAFPPPGTTDDEPTDR; encoded by the coding sequence ATGTCCGAATCGGAAGCCGCCAGCCACCTGGGCGGCCGGCTGGAACTCGACGCCCAGGTGGCCGAGCGGTTACGCGGTCGGCTGCCGATGGTCGCCGCGCACACCGTCACCACCATCACCGCCGAGGTGCCCGCCTACTCCGGCACCCTCACCGGCCAGATGCGCGAAAAGATCGAGAACGCGGTACGCATCGCGTTGGGCACCTTCCTCCAGCTCATCGAACGGGCCGGGGCGGCCGACCCGAGCACCCCGCTGAGCCGGGCGCTGGAGGCGGCGTACGCGCTGGGTGCCGGGGAGGCGCGGGTGGGCCGGAGCATGGACGCGCTGCTGGCCGCGTACCGGGTGGGGGCGCGGGTGGCCTGGCGGGAGGTCTCCACCACCACGGTACGCAGCGGGCTCTCCGCCGAGACGGTAGCCGAGTTCGCCGAGCTGATGTTCGCCTACATCGACGAACTCTCCGCCGCCAGCGTCGCCGGGCACTCCGACGAGCTGGCCAACGTCGGCCGGGCCCGACGGCGGGACCTGGACCGGCTCACCCAGCAGCTGCTCGCCGGTGAACCGGAGGAGGTGCTGCGGCGCAGCGCCGAGCGGGCCGAGTGGCCCCCGCCGCAGACCCTGACCGTCGCGGTGCTGCCCCGCAGCAGCCTGCGCTCGGTGCTCGCCGCCCTCAGTCCGCACACCCTGGAGAGCGGCGAGGACCTGCCCGGGGCGCAGTGGGCCGAGGAGGCGGCCCTGCTGCTCGTGCCGGACATGCACGGGGGGCGACGCCGGCAGCTCGCCACCGTGCTGCACGGCCACCGCGCGGTCCTCGGGCCGGCCCGCCCCTGGGTCGCGGTCGACCGGTCGTACCAGCGGGTGTTGAGGACGCTCGCCCTCGGGGTGCCGCCACCGGCGGACGGCCCCCCGCTGGACACCGAGCAGCACCTGGCCCGGCTGGTGCTGCACACCGACCCGGAGGCCCTGGCCGACCTGCGTACCCAGGTGCTCGCCCCGCTGGCCACCCTGGCCCCGGCGACCGCCGCCCGGTTGGCCGAGACGATGCGCTCCTGGCTGCTGCACCAGGGCCGCCGCGACGACGTCGCCGCCGACCTCTTCGTGCACCCGCAGACGGTCCGCTACCGGATGGGCCGGCTGCGCGAGCTGTACGGCGACCGGCTGCACGAGCCCGCCACGGTGCTCGACCTGACCGTCGCGCTGGCCTTCCCGCCCCCGGGCACCACGGACGACGAGCCCACCGACCGCTGA
- a CDS encoding methyltransferase domain-containing protein — MSRAEQDTAAGTEGEDYTQRLQRLGGARWKQVLDVQAPYRWNLQRLGLGRTLDVGCGLGRNLANLGEGAVGVDHNPTSVAHARAAGLEAYTIEEFHQSPHARPGAFDALLAAHLLEHLPAEAALEVISGYLPFLRSGGTAVFITPQERGYASDETHVRFVGFDEAAQAARDLGMTVVKQYSFPFPRSMGKVFTYNEFVTVARLP; from the coding sequence ATGAGTCGAGCAGAGCAGGACACCGCGGCGGGCACCGAGGGTGAGGACTACACCCAACGGTTGCAACGCCTCGGTGGCGCACGCTGGAAGCAGGTGCTCGACGTGCAGGCGCCGTACCGGTGGAACCTCCAACGGCTCGGGCTGGGCCGTACCCTCGACGTCGGGTGCGGCCTCGGCCGCAACCTGGCCAACCTGGGCGAGGGCGCGGTCGGGGTGGACCACAACCCGACGTCGGTGGCGCACGCGCGGGCCGCCGGGCTGGAGGCGTACACGATCGAGGAGTTCCACCAGTCCCCGCACGCCCGGCCGGGCGCCTTCGACGCCTTGCTCGCCGCCCACCTGCTGGAGCACCTGCCCGCCGAGGCGGCGCTCGAGGTGATCTCCGGTTACCTGCCGTTCCTGCGCTCCGGCGGCACCGCGGTCTTCATCACCCCGCAGGAGCGGGGGTACGCCAGCGACGAGACCCACGTCCGGTTCGTCGGCTTCGACGAGGCCGCCCAGGCCGCCCGGGATCTGGGCATGACGGTCGTCAAGCAGTACTCCTTCCCGTTCCCCCGGTCGATGGGCAAGGTCTTCACCTACAACGAGTTCGTCACGGTGGCCCGGCTGCCCTGA
- a CDS encoding GlsB/YeaQ/YmgE family stress response membrane protein has product MEVQGFFTAIIIGLVIGALGRLVVPGKQKISILLTLAIGVVAAILGTLVAALLGVDETAGIDWIELFIQVAFAAVGVALVAGTYGRRRH; this is encoded by the coding sequence GTGGAAGTACAGGGCTTCTTCACCGCCATCATCATCGGTCTGGTCATCGGTGCGCTGGGCCGGTTGGTGGTGCCGGGCAAGCAGAAGATCTCCATCCTGCTCACCCTGGCCATCGGCGTGGTGGCCGCGATCCTCGGCACCCTGGTGGCCGCGCTGCTCGGCGTCGACGAGACCGCCGGCATCGACTGGATCGAGCTGTTCATCCAGGTGGCCTTCGCGGCCGTCGGTGTCGCCCTCGTCGCCGGCACGTACGGCCGCCGCCGGCACTGA